One genomic window of Desulfonauticus submarinus includes the following:
- a CDS encoding DUF1634 domain-containing protein, with amino-acid sequence MNKDNIDLTKPLPQQITYSNILFWGAWGGIALMTLTYILYVFHILPPHVDVNLVVQNWDKGVQEYMHITNSPHGWGWLFLLHRGDFINFLGIAMLALLTIVCYLVLIVGYLKVKDKVYATIAFLEVLVLTLAASGILGSGGH; translated from the coding sequence ATGAATAAAGATAATATAGATTTAACAAAGCCATTACCCCAGCAAATTACTTATTCTAATATTTTGTTTTGGGGAGCATGGGGAGGTATTGCTTTAATGACTTTAACTTATATTTTATATGTATTTCATATTTTACCTCCACATGTAGATGTAAACTTAGTTGTGCAAAATTGGGATAAAGGTGTTCAAGAATATATGCATATCACTAATTCTCCTCATGGGTGGGGATGGTTGTTTTTACTCCATAGAGGAGACTTTATTAATTTTTTAGGAATAGCAATGTTAGCTCTTTTGACGATAGTTTGTTATCTCGTACTTATTGTTGGATATTTAAAAGTGAAAGATAAAGTATATGCAACCATTGCTTTTTTAGAGGTACTGGTTTTAACTTTAGCTGCTTCAGGTATTTTAGGGTCTGGAGGACATTAA
- a CDS encoding sulfite exporter TauE/SafE family protein, whose amino-acid sequence MVKKMWQRLMTAFFIILASPWIAFAAEGVSTGVKPWWFWPLILFFFCLGLGVIAVLAGVGGGVLYVPLVSGFFPFHIDFVRGAGLMVALAGALAAGPGLLRRNLASLRLTLPIALIASACSIAGAFLGLYLSGLNPGYVQTALGITIMGIAILLLCSKNTERPVVTKQDAIGLALGLQGAYVEEGTGEIVEWKTHRTLTGLLLFIVIGVLAGMFGLGAGWANVPVLNLVMGVPLKISVATSKFLLSITDTSAAWIYLNKGCVIPLMAIPSIIGLMLGSFIGVKVLAITKPKVIRYIVIGVLFFAGFKAIDKGMGWNIIG is encoded by the coding sequence ATGGTTAAAAAAATGTGGCAAAGACTGATGACAGCTTTTTTTATTATTTTGGCTAGTCCTTGGATTGCTTTCGCTGCAGAGGGTGTTTCTACTGGTGTTAAGCCTTGGTGGTTTTGGCCTCTTATTTTATTTTTCTTTTGTTTAGGTTTGGGAGTTATTGCTGTTCTTGCTGGTGTAGGAGGAGGAGTATTGTATGTTCCTTTAGTAAGTGGATTTTTCCCTTTTCATATTGATTTTGTAAGGGGTGCAGGGCTGATGGTTGCATTGGCAGGTGCCTTAGCTGCAGGTCCTGGTCTTCTAAGGCGTAACTTAGCGAGTTTGCGTTTGACTTTGCCTATTGCTTTGATTGCATCTGCCTGTTCAATTGCAGGTGCATTTTTAGGACTGTATCTTTCTGGCTTAAATCCTGGTTATGTTCAGACAGCTCTTGGTATTACTATTATGGGAATAGCTATCCTTCTTCTTTGTTCTAAAAATACAGAACGCCCTGTGGTTACAAAGCAAGATGCTATTGGTTTAGCTTTGGGGTTACAAGGTGCTTATGTAGAAGAAGGTACTGGAGAGATCGTGGAGTGGAAAACCCATCGTACTTTAACAGGTTTGTTATTATTTATTGTTATTGGAGTGTTGGCTGGGATGTTTGGGTTAGGTGCTGGTTGGGCTAATGTGCCTGTGTTAAATTTGGTGATGGGAGTTCCTCTTAAGATATCTGTGGCAACAAGTAAATTTTTACTTTCAATTACAGATACCTCTGCAGCTTGGATTTATTTAAATAAAGGATGTGTTATTCCTCTTATGGCTATTCCTTCAATTATAGGTTTGATGTTAGGTTCTTTTATTGGAGTTAAAGTTCTAGCTATAACCAAACCAAAAGTTATTAGATATATAGTTATAGGGGTTCTTTTCTTTGCAGGTTTTAAGGCTATAGATAAAGGCATGGGATGGAATATAATCGGATAA
- a CDS encoding response regulator, which yields MIISTILIVDDEKDYLSALAERLELRGYLCLKSINGEQAIKIIKEKKPDLVLLDLKMPGISGIEVLKWIYENHPNLPVFIITGHGSTKEKELCLELGAKEYLNKPVDFQKLLQKIRELE from the coding sequence ATGATTATATCCACAATTCTTATTGTAGACGATGAAAAAGATTATTTAAGTGCCTTGGCAGAGAGATTAGAGCTAAGAGGATATTTATGTCTAAAATCCATAAATGGTGAACAAGCTATCAAAATAATCAAAGAGAAAAAACCTGATCTTGTCTTATTAGATTTAAAAATGCCAGGAATAAGTGGGATAGAAGTTTTAAAATGGATTTATGAAAATCATCCTAATTTACCCGTTTTTATTATAACAGGTCATGGATCTACAAAAGAAAAAGAATTGTGTTTAGAACTAGGGGCCAAGGAATATTTAAACAAACCTGTCGACTTTCAAAAATTACTGCAAAAAATAAGAGAATTAGAATGA
- a CDS encoding sensor histidine kinase has product MIKSIKNINFFKPPFWEDRDPNLEQKESLFDYRKLWIGVIAIISLVASVPLFVLTFLNLSIYEKAIQAEVEYPLIRLISNTKNSISFFLEERKCALKFIVENNSFAKLSKQDELGKIYTDFQKAFGGIVDLGIINSKGTQTVYVGPYNLKGKNYENQEWYKEVILKEYYVSDIFLGYRNMPHFIIAIKKMLPNGDFFILRSTIDTNKFNQIISGLETDSTSDAFILNEKNILQTDSKFFGKVLSSFPIELPKCKAVKRICEITDHNGLKWLLGYTRIPNSPFIFALVKKPLVLRSGLNSLKKETFYVLGFSLIIVLGVVIFISTSLVTKIYYADMRRLALLHKAEHSNKLASIGRLAAGVAHEINNPLAIINEKAGLMKDLFIYSKKYQHDKKLLDLVESILKQVERCREITHRLLGFARHVDVKMEEVDLESLIKEVLSFLHKEAEYRGIDVKIIKKHTIPLIKSDRGKLQQIFLNIINNAFAAVSKGGHIIIALESPKQNIVRISITDDGIGIPKENLKKIFEPFFSTKQDKGGTGLGLSITYGLVKKLKGDISVKSEVGKGTTFTISLPVNP; this is encoded by the coding sequence ATGATAAAGTCTATTAAAAATATAAATTTTTTTAAACCACCTTTTTGGGAAGACCGAGACCCTAATCTAGAACAAAAAGAATCTCTTTTTGATTATCGCAAATTATGGATAGGTGTAATTGCTATTATTTCTTTAGTTGCAAGTGTTCCCTTATTTGTGCTTACTTTTCTAAATTTAAGTATTTATGAGAAAGCAATTCAAGCAGAAGTAGAATATCCTTTAATACGTTTAATCTCAAATACTAAAAATAGCATTAGTTTCTTTTTAGAGGAAAGAAAATGTGCTCTTAAGTTCATTGTAGAAAACAATTCCTTTGCAAAACTTTCTAAACAAGATGAACTTGGGAAAATATATACAGATTTCCAAAAAGCGTTTGGAGGGATTGTAGATCTTGGTATAATAAATTCCAAAGGTACCCAAACCGTATATGTCGGACCATATAACTTAAAAGGCAAAAACTATGAAAATCAAGAATGGTATAAGGAAGTTATTTTAAAAGAATATTACGTTAGTGATATTTTCTTAGGCTATAGAAACATGCCTCATTTTATTATTGCTATAAAAAAAATGCTTCCAAATGGAGATTTTTTCATTCTTAGGTCAACAATAGATACCAATAAGTTTAATCAAATAATATCTGGTTTAGAAACAGATTCTACTAGTGACGCTTTTATTTTAAATGAAAAGAACATCCTACAGACAGACTCTAAATTTTTTGGGAAAGTCTTATCTTCATTTCCAATTGAGTTACCCAAGTGTAAAGCGGTAAAGAGAATATGTGAAATAACAGATCACAATGGCTTAAAGTGGTTACTCGGTTATACTCGTATTCCGAATTCACCTTTTATTTTTGCCTTAGTAAAAAAACCTCTTGTATTGAGAAGCGGATTAAATTCCTTAAAAAAGGAAACTTTTTACGTCTTGGGTTTTAGTTTAATAATAGTGTTAGGAGTAGTAATATTTATTTCTACATCTCTAGTAACTAAAATTTATTATGCAGATATGAGAAGGCTAGCTCTCCTTCACAAGGCCGAACATTCTAACAAACTAGCATCTATAGGTAGGCTTGCAGCAGGAGTTGCCCATGAAATCAACAACCCTCTAGCTATTATAAATGAAAAAGCAGGTCTTATGAAAGACCTTTTTATTTACTCTAAAAAATATCAACATGACAAAAAATTATTAGACTTAGTTGAATCCATATTAAAACAAGTAGAACGATGTAGAGAAATAACCCATAGACTACTTGGCTTTGCTCGTCACGTAGATGTAAAGATGGAAGAGGTAGATTTAGAATCTCTGATTAAAGAAGTCTTGAGTTTCTTACATAAAGAAGCTGAATACAGAGGCATAGATGTTAAAATTATCAAAAAACATACAATTCCTCTTATAAAAAGCGATAGAGGTAAGCTACAACAAATTTTTTTAAACATAATTAACAATGCTTTTGCTGCTGTTTCTAAAGGTGGACATATTATTATCGCTCTAGAATCTCCAAAACAAAATATTGTGAGAATAAGTATCACAGATGACGGTATAGGCATTCCAAAGGAAAATCTAAAAAAAATCTTTGAGCCATTTTTTTCTACTAAACAAGATAAAGGCGGAACAGGGCTTGGACTATCTATTACTTATGGATTAGTAAAAAAATTAAAAGGAGATATATCTGTTAAAAGCGAAGTTGGTAAAGGTACAACTTTTACTATTAGTTTGCCAGTAAATCCTTAA
- a CDS encoding response regulator — MKILLVDDEEELVATLAERLSFRGIEADFATTGEEALSLAEKHTYDLAILDMKMPKLSGLELMDKLKQIQPNLKFGFLTGHGSEQDFHATCDKGSCFYLVKPVDFEDFLHKLNEIGATTHE, encoded by the coding sequence TTGAAAATACTATTAGTAGACGATGAGGAAGAATTAGTTGCAACTCTTGCTGAACGCCTTTCTTTTCGAGGTATTGAGGCAGACTTTGCCACCACAGGAGAAGAAGCACTCAGCCTTGCTGAAAAACATACTTATGACCTAGCTATCTTAGATATGAAAATGCCTAAATTAAGTGGACTTGAGTTAATGGATAAACTCAAACAAATCCAACCAAATCTAAAATTTGGATTCTTAACTGGACATGGTTCAGAACAAGATTTTCACGCTACCTGTGACAAAGGAAGTTGCTTTTATCTAGTAAAACCTGTTGATTTTGAAGATTTTTTACACAAATTAAACGAAATAGGAGCTACAACTCATGAATAA
- a CDS encoding histidine kinase dimerization/phospho-acceptor domain-containing protein: protein MNNLTHPLWFNIKLSGQITASISHEIKNCLAIIQEQSGLLEDLLFLQKEGKPLSIEKIEEIINSISRQARRANLIVQNLNMLAHMPDQEQSSINLNKLLNLVISTYNRISKMKNVDLQLKTQSDKTIITQPLILFNLIVSILNDIIAKDPPKTIYISTNEHKINISPCYYISNNTKEILKFLKLDYTLDKEKQTIFITLT from the coding sequence ATGAATAATCTTACACATCCTTTATGGTTTAATATTAAACTCTCAGGCCAAATAACAGCTAGCATTTCCCATGAAATAAAAAATTGTCTGGCTATTATCCAAGAACAAAGTGGTCTCTTAGAAGACCTCTTATTTTTACAAAAAGAAGGTAAACCCCTATCTATTGAAAAAATTGAAGAAATTATAAACTCAATTAGCAGACAAGCCAGGCGAGCAAACCTTATTGTCCAAAATCTTAATATGTTAGCTCATATGCCAGACCAAGAACAGTCTTCTATTAACCTTAACAAGTTATTAAACTTGGTTATAAGTACTTATAATAGAATCTCTAAAATGAAGAATGTGGACTTACAACTAAAAACTCAATCTGATAAGACCATTATTACTCAACCTCTTATCCTATTTAATCTAATTGTTTCTATTTTAAATGACATTATAGCTAAAGACCCTCCTAAAACTATTTATATCTCAACCAATGAACACAAAATAAACATAAGTCCGTGTTATTATATTAGTAATAATACTAAAGAAATTTTAAAATTTTTAAAGTTGGACTATACATTGGATAAAGAAAAACAAACTATCTTTATAACTCTAACCTAA
- a CDS encoding response regulator has translation MENTKVLIVDDEQEFCNSLAERMKTRGLEVATASSGAEAIQKLKKDNFDTIILDLVMPGMDGIETLKKIKQEMPEVQIILLTGQASVQKSVEAMKLGAFDFVEKPAEIKELLKKIQEAKNQKMILIQKKHEEKIKHILEEKGW, from the coding sequence ATGGAAAATACAAAGGTATTAATTGTAGATGACGAACAAGAATTTTGCAATTCTCTAGCAGAACGAATGAAGACAAGAGGTTTGGAAGTAGCAACTGCTTCTTCAGGTGCAGAGGCAATACAAAAACTAAAAAAAGATAATTTTGATACTATAATATTAGATCTAGTTATGCCTGGTATGGATGGTATAGAAACCTTAAAAAAAATAAAGCAAGAAATGCCAGAAGTTCAAATAATCCTTTTAACAGGTCAGGCCAGTGTACAAAAAAGTGTTGAGGCAATGAAACTGGGGGCCTTTGACTTTGTAGAAAAGCCAGCTGAAATTAAAGAACTTTTAAAAAAAATCCAAGAGGCTAAAAACCAAAAGATGATTTTGATTCAAAAAAAACACGAAGAAAAAATAAAACACATATTAGAAGAAAAAGGTTGGTAA